A window from Leptospira wolffii serovar Khorat str. Khorat-H2 encodes these proteins:
- a CDS encoding lysophospholipid acyltransferase family protein, which translates to MSLTESIHDKITTPIVKIPDSALKNGVYHLTREELGSPIELREGVTLQYETPPERKRWLIDRLLFGTDFTFLYGYFRQILRGRKFALKGQFFDPKWIELSGGILELLEGCGGKFLIEGLEHVVAPKGPVVFAGNHMSVLETFVFSYFLVPHRRVTFVVKESLIQGNFFGPIMRSRDPIAVGRANPREDLVKVLEEGAALLKKGVSIVVFPQSTRTRIFHTAEFNSIAVKLASRAGVPVVPFAIKTDFWENGRILKDLGTLRRNRKIHMKFGPAIPTGADNRGAQDTLLNFVVSNLKKWNVEVVLPEK; encoded by the coding sequence GTGAGTTTAACAGAGTCCATACACGATAAAATTACCACGCCTATAGTAAAAATCCCGGATTCCGCCCTAAAGAACGGTGTTTATCATCTCACAAGGGAAGAGTTGGGTTCTCCGATAGAACTCAGAGAAGGCGTGACTCTACAATATGAGACTCCTCCGGAAAGGAAAAGATGGCTCATAGACCGTCTACTCTTCGGGACCGATTTTACGTTTCTATACGGATACTTCCGACAAATTTTGAGAGGAAGAAAATTCGCGCTCAAAGGACAATTCTTCGATCCGAAATGGATAGAACTCTCCGGCGGCATTTTAGAATTACTCGAAGGTTGCGGAGGAAAATTCCTTATCGAAGGTTTGGAACATGTAGTGGCTCCCAAAGGTCCCGTCGTTTTTGCGGGAAACCACATGAGCGTTTTGGAAACCTTCGTATTCTCCTATTTCTTAGTTCCCCACAGAAGGGTGACTTTTGTAGTTAAAGAAAGCTTAATACAAGGAAATTTCTTCGGTCCCATCATGAGAAGCAGGGATCCGATCGCCGTGGGCAGAGCCAATCCAAGAGAGGACCTGGTCAAAGTTCTTGAAGAAGGAGCTGCGCTTCTCAAAAAAGGGGTGTCTATCGTAGTATTTCCCCAAAGCACAAGAACTAGAATTTTCCACACCGCCGAATTCAATTCTATCGCGGTGAAACTCGCGTCCAGAGCGGGAGTTCCCGTGGTCCCTTTTGCGATCAAAACAGATTTTTGGGAAAACGGAAGAATTCTCAAAGACTTGGGGACTCTTCGTAGGAACAGAAAGATCCATATGAAATTCGGACCGGCGATACCTACGGGTGCCGACAATCGAGGAGCCCAGGATACTCTGCTTAACTTTGTGGTAAGCAATTTAAAAAAATGGAATGTGGAAGTCGTTCTTCCGGAGAAATAA
- a CDS encoding sensor histidine kinase — protein sequence MSAPDDHPGNTREADPKRDSETSSLKLLRELFDTYSWETSLKGSSPNFPPQLAEILNISEPYDHSSFIQRIHPDDFHKWEALVQESKKGIGNRLEEIRFLDKNSDARYFKTTIGRSQGTEEDFLILLQDVTKTKTSQESLHQITQRLKLATRTANVGIWDLNLSLNILVWDEAMYRLYGIREDEFSGAYDAWVNGLHPEDKERATQELQEALDGTREFNTEFRVLWPNGEVRYIKAIAAVLRDPEGKPTQMIGTNWDITQIRSAEKEKRRNQEIISKMNEVAKIGSWEIDFRNDKVIWSKKTKEIHGLPESYEPKKEDFLRFARDGESRKKISEAQSNSLQLGIGYDMDIQIVLDSGKFKWVRTLGQAEFKNGKCIRLYGIYQDIDERRRIEDNLLVSESTFRGAFENSGIGMSLVSTEGRWLKVNRKLCEMLGYPEEELLVTTFQDITHPEDLEKDMNYVGQMLRGEIRTYSMEKRYFRKDRSIIWINLSASMVRDSDGKPMYFVSQIEDITQKKIAEENLISVHDEMKLILDSATQVAIIRTDINGIISHFSKGAENVLGYSSAEIVGTRTPEFFHVPEEMTERSEELVKEIGEKTEGFESLVAIAKRDRFESKIWRYRRKDGSVFPAQLVVTSIFNGESEITGFLGVVTDISETVNNQKKLEETKKQLETLAEQLGQRNAQLLNYAHITSHNLRAPTSNLISLLELIQESETPAETENLIHKFKISVEYLRETLDSLVEVLRIQEFANRELELIKAPPILEKIRKILEGKILETETEIDSDFSAFDEWEYNRSYLESILLNLISNSIKYRSPDRKPKIRIFTEISQGKYYLNVEDNGLGIDLNKNRGKLFGLHKTFHRHPEARGVGLFLTKTQVESLGGRIFAESKPDFGSKFTIEIPSESVASEKP from the coding sequence ATGTCCGCTCCAGACGATCATCCAGGAAATACTAGAGAAGCCGACCCTAAAAGGGATTCGGAAACCTCTTCTCTCAAATTATTAAGAGAACTCTTCGATACCTATTCCTGGGAAACGTCCTTAAAGGGATCTTCTCCGAACTTTCCTCCCCAGCTAGCCGAGATACTAAACATCTCCGAACCTTACGATCATTCCTCCTTTATCCAAAGAATCCATCCGGACGATTTCCATAAATGGGAAGCGTTAGTCCAAGAATCTAAAAAAGGAATCGGAAACCGTTTGGAAGAAATCCGGTTCTTGGATAAAAATTCCGATGCGCGTTATTTCAAGACCACGATCGGTAGATCTCAGGGAACCGAAGAAGACTTTCTCATTCTATTACAAGATGTAACTAAAACGAAGACCTCACAAGAAAGTCTGCACCAAATCACCCAGAGATTGAAACTTGCTACAAGGACGGCTAATGTAGGGATTTGGGATCTGAATCTTTCTCTCAATATCCTGGTCTGGGACGAAGCGATGTATCGTTTATACGGAATCCGGGAAGACGAATTCTCCGGGGCTTACGATGCATGGGTAAATGGATTGCATCCCGAAGATAAGGAAAGAGCCACTCAAGAACTACAGGAAGCGTTAGACGGCACAAGGGAGTTTAATACCGAATTTCGGGTATTATGGCCGAACGGAGAGGTCCGTTACATCAAGGCGATCGCCGCAGTCCTCCGAGATCCCGAAGGTAAACCGACTCAAATGATCGGTACAAACTGGGACATTACGCAAATCCGTTCGGCGGAAAAGGAAAAACGCAGGAACCAGGAAATCATCTCCAAGATGAACGAGGTAGCTAAGATCGGTAGCTGGGAGATCGATTTCAGAAACGATAAAGTAATCTGGTCCAAGAAAACGAAAGAGATACACGGGCTACCGGAAAGTTACGAACCGAAGAAAGAAGATTTCCTAAGATTCGCCAGAGACGGGGAAAGTAGGAAGAAAATTTCCGAGGCGCAATCCAATTCTCTTCAGCTAGGGATCGGTTACGATATGGACATACAAATTGTCCTGGATTCCGGAAAATTCAAATGGGTCCGTACTCTGGGACAGGCGGAATTTAAGAACGGAAAATGTATCCGACTCTACGGAATCTACCAGGATATCGACGAAAGAAGAAGGATCGAAGATAATCTACTGGTCAGCGAGTCTACTTTCCGAGGAGCCTTCGAGAATAGCGGAATCGGAATGTCATTAGTCTCCACGGAAGGAAGATGGTTGAAGGTAAATCGCAAATTATGCGAGATGCTCGGATATCCCGAAGAGGAACTTCTAGTCACTACATTCCAAGACATCACTCATCCGGAAGACTTGGAAAAGGATATGAATTACGTAGGCCAGATGCTCAGAGGAGAGATACGGACCTATTCCATGGAGAAACGTTATTTTCGCAAGGACAGATCCATCATATGGATCAACCTGAGCGCCTCCATGGTTCGGGACTCGGACGGAAAGCCGATGTATTTCGTCTCCCAGATAGAGGATATCACTCAAAAGAAAATCGCCGAGGAAAATCTGATTAGCGTACACGATGAGATGAAGCTGATCCTGGATTCGGCTACTCAAGTCGCGATTATACGCACGGACATTAACGGGATCATCTCTCATTTCAGCAAGGGTGCGGAAAACGTGCTGGGCTATTCTTCCGCTGAAATCGTAGGAACCCGAACCCCCGAATTTTTCCATGTACCGGAAGAAATGACGGAACGCTCCGAAGAACTAGTAAAAGAGATCGGAGAAAAAACGGAAGGTTTCGAATCCTTAGTTGCCATCGCCAAAAGAGATCGATTCGAATCCAAGATCTGGCGGTATCGCAGAAAAGACGGTTCCGTATTTCCCGCGCAATTGGTAGTAACCTCGATCTTTAACGGAGAATCCGAGATCACCGGATTCTTGGGAGTGGTCACCGATATTTCGGAAACCGTAAACAATCAAAAGAAATTGGAAGAAACCAAAAAACAACTGGAGACCTTGGCGGAACAACTCGGACAAAGAAACGCACAATTATTGAATTACGCCCATATCACTTCGCATAATCTACGGGCTCCTACTAGCAATCTGATTTCTCTTTTGGAACTCATACAAGAATCGGAAACTCCGGCGGAAACGGAAAACCTGATTCATAAATTCAAGATCTCTGTGGAATATCTACGGGAAACTTTAGACAGCTTGGTTGAGGTGTTGAGAATACAGGAATTCGCCAATCGGGAACTCGAACTTATAAAAGCGCCCCCCATATTGGAAAAAATCAGAAAGATACTCGAGGGAAAAATTCTGGAAACCGAAACGGAAATAGACTCCGACTTTTCCGCATTCGATGAATGGGAATACAATCGTTCCTATTTGGAAAGTATCCTATTGAATCTGATTTCGAATTCCATTAAGTATAGATCCCCCGATCGAAAACCTAAAATTAGAATCTTCACCGAAATATCCCAGGGCAAATATTATTTGAACGTGGAGGATAACGGACTCGGAATCGATCTGAATAAAAATCGAGGCAAGCTATTCGGTTTGCATAAGACCTTTCATAGACACCCGGAAGCGAGAGGAGTCGGACTTTTTCTGACTAAAACCCAGGTGGAATCCTTGGGTGGAAGAATTTTTGCGGAAAGTAAACCGGATTTCGGAAGCAAATTCACGATAGAAATCCCTTCCGAGTCGGTCGCCTCCGAAAAGCCATAA
- the epsC gene encoding serine O-acetyltransferase EpsC produces MARQFDANRDLQENFQTGDGYERFIDSIFRKQNEDPHRYGGRQVAGNFIRELFDILFAGFFSDLSFRDRTQVEDGISRFLLDAKKKLEPYLQQTSDSSSKDINDVLRNFQDALPSLYELIWEDAIAAYEGDPAAESVKEVILAYSGFYAIAVHRVAHALHNLQVPIFPRMLSEYAHEKTGIDIHPGAKIGRSFFMDHGTGIVIGGTSIIADNVKIYQGVTLGALSVSKSLASVKRHPTIEENVIIYAGATILGGDTVIGRNSIIGGNAWLTQSVPPFSIVYQKNEVRVRSSKELDNVIDFSI; encoded by the coding sequence TTGGCTAGACAGTTCGACGCAAACCGGGATCTACAGGAAAATTTTCAGACCGGAGATGGGTATGAGCGTTTCATCGACTCGATTTTCCGTAAGCAGAACGAGGATCCGCATCGTTACGGAGGACGTCAGGTTGCCGGAAACTTTATCCGGGAATTATTCGATATTTTATTCGCGGGTTTCTTTTCCGACCTGAGCTTTAGAGATAGAACCCAGGTGGAGGACGGTATCTCCCGCTTCCTTTTGGATGCAAAAAAGAAGTTGGAGCCGTATTTGCAGCAAACTTCCGATTCTTCTTCGAAAGATATAAACGATGTTTTGAGGAATTTTCAGGATGCGCTTCCTTCCCTTTATGAGCTGATTTGGGAGGACGCGATCGCCGCCTACGAAGGGGACCCTGCGGCGGAAAGCGTGAAGGAAGTCATACTCGCCTATTCCGGATTTTATGCGATAGCGGTGCATAGAGTCGCTCACGCATTACATAATCTGCAAGTCCCCATTTTTCCAAGAATGTTAAGCGAATACGCGCATGAAAAAACGGGAATCGATATCCACCCCGGTGCAAAAATAGGACGCTCCTTCTTTATGGACCATGGGACCGGAATCGTAATCGGAGGCACCTCGATCATTGCGGATAACGTCAAAATCTACCAGGGCGTAACCTTGGGAGCGCTTTCGGTGAGTAAGAGTCTTGCGAGCGTCAAAAGACATCCCACAATCGAGGAGAATGTAATCATCTATGCAGGAGCTACGATACTCGGCGGAGACACCGTAATCGGAAGGAATAGCATCATAGGAGGAAACGCCTGGTTGACCCAAAGCGTTCCTCCCTTCTCCATCGTTTATCAGAAAAACGAAGTGCGGGTCCGTAGCTCCAAGGAATTGGATAACGTAATCGACTTCTCTATCTGA
- a CDS encoding family 2A encapsulin nanocompartment cargo protein cysteine desulfurase: MSINDSFPNGPEDFTFPGFQETQAPIDPARIADLAREFFGPLPSGSSVEELLLTQSQVPSKPPEPISSSPAEIASSGIGIDGPWNISGTDYLRSPDEFLSGSGLPGYPGGLNPSSRPESAFSTAFGFLEGSRSFPQTGSGIQISDPFSFSPSLIPSVSLSSGNLEIDSVRRDFPILKEKVNGRDLVWLDNAATTHKPKAVIDRLSYFYEHENSNIHRGAHTLAARATDAYEAAREKVKQFLNSSSSEEIVFARGATEAINLIANTWGRKNIGKDDEILITWLEHHANIVPWQMLCAEKGAKLKVVPVDETGQLILAEYERLLSPRTKIVSFTQVSNALGTVTPVQSMTELAHRYGAKVLVDGAQAVSHMQVDVQAIDCDFYVFSGHKVFAPTGIGVLYGKKEVLDSMPPWQGGGNMIQDVTFEKTVYQQAPFRFEAGTGNIADAVGLGAAIDYLNRIGMNRIAEYEHSLLEYGTAQLSRVPGLKMIGTAKEKAGVLSFVLEGFKTEDVGRYLAQEGIAVRSGHHCAQPILRRFGLESTVRPSLAVYNTCEDLDALVSALLDLRGERTSGPL, translated from the coding sequence ATGAGTATAAATGATTCCTTTCCTAACGGCCCGGAAGATTTTACGTTTCCGGGTTTTCAGGAAACGCAGGCTCCGATCGATCCCGCACGGATCGCGGATCTTGCCAGGGAATTTTTCGGTCCTCTACCTTCCGGTTCTAGCGTAGAAGAATTGTTACTTACCCAGTCCCAGGTTCCTTCCAAGCCTCCCGAGCCTATCTCTTCTTCACCGGCAGAGATAGCTTCTTCCGGGATCGGGATCGACGGACCTTGGAATATTTCTGGTACGGACTATTTGAGATCTCCGGATGAGTTCCTTTCGGGATCCGGGCTGCCCGGTTATCCGGGAGGACTCAATCCTTCTTCTCGTCCCGAAAGCGCTTTCTCAACCGCTTTCGGTTTCTTAGAGGGAAGCAGATCCTTTCCGCAAACGGGTTCCGGAATCCAAATCTCCGACCCTTTCAGTTTTTCCCCCAGCCTCATTCCGTCGGTGAGTCTTTCTTCAGGAAATTTAGAGATCGATTCTGTAAGAAGGGATTTTCCTATCCTGAAAGAAAAGGTGAACGGAAGGGATCTTGTTTGGCTGGATAACGCCGCAACCACGCATAAGCCGAAAGCGGTTATAGATCGCTTATCCTATTTCTATGAACACGAGAATTCGAACATCCATAGGGGAGCACATACGCTTGCGGCAAGAGCGACTGACGCATACGAAGCCGCCAGAGAGAAGGTGAAACAATTCCTAAATTCCTCTTCTTCGGAGGAGATCGTATTCGCCCGGGGTGCGACGGAAGCGATCAATCTAATCGCGAACACTTGGGGCAGGAAGAATATAGGAAAAGACGACGAGATACTGATCACCTGGTTGGAACATCACGCCAATATCGTTCCTTGGCAGATGCTTTGTGCGGAAAAAGGAGCAAAGTTGAAAGTGGTTCCCGTGGATGAAACGGGCCAGTTAATTCTTGCGGAATACGAAAGACTATTAAGCCCTCGTACCAAGATCGTTTCCTTTACGCAGGTTTCGAATGCGTTAGGAACGGTTACCCCCGTACAGAGCATGACGGAACTCGCTCATAGATACGGGGCAAAGGTTCTCGTAGACGGAGCGCAAGCCGTTTCACATATGCAGGTGGATGTTCAGGCGATAGATTGCGATTTTTATGTCTTCTCCGGACATAAGGTATTCGCTCCTACGGGAATCGGAGTACTGTACGGAAAAAAAGAGGTCTTAGACTCCATGCCTCCTTGGCAAGGCGGCGGGAATATGATCCAAGACGTAACCTTCGAAAAAACAGTATACCAACAGGCTCCTTTCCGATTCGAAGCGGGAACCGGTAATATCGCCGACGCCGTGGGACTAGGCGCCGCCATAGATTATCTGAATCGTATAGGCATGAATCGGATTGCGGAATACGAGCATTCTCTGTTGGAATACGGAACTGCACAGCTTTCCAGAGTCCCCGGCTTAAAAATGATCGGAACCGCAAAGGAGAAAGCGGGAGTTCTTTCCTTCGTTCTGGAAGGCTTCAAGACCGAGGATGTGGGAAGATATCTGGCCCAGGAAGGAATCGCAGTCCGATCCGGTCACCATTGTGCCCAGCCCATACTCCGTAGATTCGGTTTGGAAAGTACCGTCAGACCTTCTTTAGCGGTTTATAATACTTGCGAGGATTTGGACGCTCTTGTCTCCGCTCTTTTGGATCTGAGAGGAGAAAGAACTTCCGGACCTCTTTAA
- a CDS encoding LysR family transcriptional regulator, with translation MEFRQIRYFLEIAEAGTFQRAAGRLGLTQPALSRQISLLETELGIQVLERGGKEVRLTPQGEIFQGYAKRMRSLWEEMQTGLSADPQLGGHFSISTGGTVSAWILPSILKKVLHRRPNLSLSVREGDAQETKEALLEGEVDLGILTGPISEPGLISKEFLSDRIHPVASKEHPIFLKKKIRMEDLLKESFVLFHPASAVRRAVEKKIRPYTRELSPRIGMELRSVESVIKSLEAGLGIGFLSEYSLNPKLKKIPIEEWVTERKFYLCYRKKARPGLALLAEELFTAANPNSG, from the coding sequence ATGGAATTTAGGCAGATCCGATATTTTTTGGAAATCGCCGAGGCAGGGACTTTCCAAAGGGCCGCAGGTCGTCTGGGATTGACTCAGCCCGCTTTATCCAGGCAGATTTCTCTTCTGGAAACCGAATTGGGGATACAGGTGTTGGAGAGAGGGGGAAAGGAAGTCAGACTCACTCCCCAGGGCGAGATATTTCAGGGATACGCCAAACGGATGCGTTCTCTTTGGGAGGAAATGCAGACAGGCCTCTCCGCCGATCCCCAATTAGGAGGACATTTTTCCATCTCCACGGGAGGTACCGTCTCCGCTTGGATCCTTCCCTCCATACTTAAGAAGGTATTGCATCGTCGCCCAAATCTATCTCTTTCCGTCCGAGAAGGGGACGCACAGGAAACCAAGGAGGCGCTTTTGGAGGGAGAAGTCGATCTTGGGATTCTGACCGGCCCGATTTCGGAACCTGGATTGATCTCCAAGGAGTTTCTTTCCGATAGGATCCATCCGGTAGCATCCAAAGAGCATCCTATTTTCTTAAAAAAGAAAATTAGAATGGAAGACCTTCTTAAGGAATCCTTCGTTTTGTTTCATCCAGCATCCGCGGTCAGAAGGGCGGTGGAGAAAAAAATCCGTCCTTATACCCGGGAATTATCGCCTCGCATCGGGATGGAACTACGTAGCGTGGAATCCGTGATCAAATCCTTGGAGGCGGGACTCGGGATCGGATTTCTTTCCGAATATTCCCTAAATCCCAAGCTCAAAAAGATTCCCATTGAGGAGTGGGTAACGGAGAGGAAATTTTATCTTTGCTATAGGAAGAAGGCCAGACCCGGACTCGCTTTACTCGCCGAGGAATTATTTACCGCGGCTAATCCGAATTCGGGATAA
- the leuC gene encoding 3-isopropylmalate dehydratase large subunit, whose translation MGKTLYDKIWENNRIAKASEKEDLLFVDRHILHEVTSAQAFAGLREKNRKVARPDLTFGVVDHNVSTRDRKNRDAAGPVSRLQIDTMERNCKDFGLVLYGPENPDQGIVHVLGPELGFTLPGTVLVCGDSHTATHGAFGSLAFGIGTSEVEHVLATQTLKQPKSKSMFVHFKGFPGFGITAKDVILALIAKIGTAGGQGYVMEYGGEWISSLSIEGRMTLCNMSIEAGARAGLVAADEKTFEYLKERKLSPKGKDFDLAVEYWKSFRSDEDAVFDASLELDLTEIEPQVTWGTNPSQSLPIGSVVPDPEEFSDSNRKETARKALEYMDLKPGTPLSNILVNKVFIGSCTNSRIEDLRAAAEVAKGRKVHSAVQALVVPGSGSVKRQAESEGLDRIFKEAGFEWREPGCSLCLAMNDDVLLPGERCASTSNRNFEGRQGRGGRTHLVSPAMAVAAAVNGRFSDVRKLA comes from the coding sequence ATGGGAAAGACCTTATATGATAAAATTTGGGAAAATAACCGGATCGCAAAGGCTTCGGAAAAGGAGGATCTACTCTTCGTAGATCGCCATATTCTCCACGAGGTCACCTCCGCTCAGGCTTTCGCAGGCCTTAGGGAGAAGAATAGAAAAGTAGCCAGACCCGATCTTACTTTCGGCGTCGTGGATCATAATGTTTCGACTAGAGACAGAAAAAACCGGGACGCGGCGGGCCCGGTATCGCGCTTACAAATCGATACTATGGAAAGGAATTGCAAGGACTTCGGACTGGTTCTGTACGGTCCGGAAAATCCGGACCAAGGAATCGTGCATGTTCTGGGGCCCGAACTAGGTTTCACGTTGCCCGGAACGGTTCTAGTCTGCGGAGACTCTCATACTGCGACCCACGGAGCCTTCGGATCTCTGGCATTCGGGATAGGAACGAGCGAGGTGGAACATGTATTGGCCACGCAAACGTTAAAGCAACCCAAATCAAAATCCATGTTCGTACACTTCAAAGGTTTTCCCGGTTTCGGAATCACCGCAAAAGACGTTATACTAGCGTTGATCGCCAAAATAGGCACCGCGGGAGGCCAAGGTTACGTAATGGAATACGGAGGAGAATGGATCTCTTCCCTTTCCATAGAAGGACGCATGACTCTTTGCAATATGAGTATCGAAGCGGGAGCGCGTGCAGGACTCGTCGCAGCCGACGAAAAGACTTTCGAATATTTGAAAGAAAGAAAGCTATCTCCTAAAGGAAAGGATTTCGATCTTGCGGTGGAATATTGGAAGAGCTTCCGTTCGGACGAGGATGCGGTATTCGACGCTTCCCTTGAATTGGATCTGACCGAAATCGAGCCTCAGGTCACTTGGGGAACCAATCCTTCCCAGAGTCTTCCGATCGGATCCGTGGTTCCCGATCCGGAGGAATTCTCCGATTCCAATCGTAAGGAAACCGCTCGAAAAGCGTTGGAATATATGGATCTGAAACCGGGGACCCCTCTTTCGAATATTCTGGTGAATAAGGTATTCATCGGTTCCTGTACGAATTCACGTATAGAAGATCTAAGAGCCGCGGCGGAAGTCGCCAAGGGCAGAAAGGTGCATTCGGCAGTCCAAGCCTTGGTTGTTCCTGGTTCCGGATCAGTGAAACGTCAGGCGGAATCGGAAGGACTGGATCGAATCTTCAAGGAAGCGGGCTTCGAATGGAGAGAACCGGGCTGCTCCCTTTGCCTTGCAATGAACGACGATGTATTATTGCCCGGAGAAAGATGCGCTTCCACTTCCAACCGGAACTTCGAAGGAAGACAAGGCAGAGGCGGAAGAACCCATTTGGTCAGCCCTGCCATGGCGGTTGCGGCTGCTGTGAACGGAAGATTTTCAGACGTGAGGAAATTAGCATGA
- a CDS encoding enoyl-CoA hydratase-related protein, giving the protein MSDSPLITRIHEVPGGKILQITMNRPEVHNAVNKAMADLFLEAWTRFGEDDGITVAVLHGAGDKAFSAGADLTALDLLADLHTGPKEKKEYPAKDSGPLGGSRIVMKKPVITVSQGYTYAGGLELFCHGHIRIAEPQAIFSVACRRWGVPLVDGGTVYLPRLLGWGAALPMILTGQRIRADRAYQLGLVWELTKKGKGLERALSYATQLCRQPRDAMFSDLASALEGSHLPIRDALVREAENTYPVMESESTRSGVQKFLDGERFWFR; this is encoded by the coding sequence ATGTCCGATTCTCCACTGATCACACGAATTCACGAAGTCCCCGGAGGAAAAATTCTCCAGATCACGATGAACCGCCCGGAGGTTCATAACGCGGTAAATAAGGCGATGGCCGATCTATTCTTAGAAGCTTGGACCAGATTCGGAGAAGACGATGGCATTACCGTGGCGGTTTTGCACGGAGCGGGAGATAAGGCATTCTCCGCGGGAGCGGATCTGACAGCTCTCGATCTCTTGGCCGATCTGCATACTGGTCCGAAAGAAAAGAAAGAATATCCTGCAAAAGATTCGGGGCCCTTAGGAGGATCCAGAATCGTAATGAAGAAGCCGGTCATCACCGTGTCCCAAGGATACACATACGCGGGAGGGCTGGAATTATTCTGTCACGGGCATATCCGAATCGCGGAGCCCCAGGCGATATTCTCCGTGGCTTGTAGAAGGTGGGGAGTTCCTTTGGTGGACGGAGGCACGGTTTATCTACCGAGGCTTTTGGGATGGGGGGCCGCTTTGCCTATGATTCTTACGGGACAAAGGATTCGTGCGGATCGGGCCTACCAGTTGGGTTTGGTTTGGGAGTTGACCAAAAAAGGAAAGGGTTTAGAGAGAGCCTTGTCCTACGCGACGCAATTATGTAGACAACCCAGGGATGCGATGTTTTCGGATCTCGCATCCGCATTGGAAGGAAGCCATCTTCCTATCAGAGACGCATTGGTGAGAGAGGCGGAGAATACCTACCCCGTTATGGAGAGCGAGAGTACTCGCAGCGGAGTTCAGAAGTTTCTGGACGGAGAAAGATTTTGGTTTCGCTGA
- the leuD gene encoding 3-isopropylmalate dehydratase small subunit, giving the protein MNTKVWTNHTGVAAYIPRADIDTDQILPKQFMKKVEKTGFGKHLFHDWRYLDTEGTVSNPEFILNRKEYEGASVLVAGENFGCGSSREHAPWALADFGIRAILAPSFADIFSLNSPKNGIALVRLSQREISYLVHWLEKNPGERIRVDLENGKVQAGEKNFSFFLDSNSTERIRFGWDDIDLTLQETAKIRAFQERYAAERPFLSVNW; this is encoded by the coding sequence ATGAATACTAAAGTTTGGACCAACCATACGGGAGTCGCGGCCTACATCCCCAGAGCGGATATCGATACGGATCAGATTCTTCCCAAGCAATTCATGAAGAAGGTGGAAAAGACCGGATTCGGAAAACATCTCTTCCACGATTGGAGGTATCTGGATACGGAAGGAACCGTTTCGAATCCAGAATTCATCCTGAACCGGAAAGAATACGAAGGCGCAAGCGTTCTTGTGGCAGGAGAAAATTTCGGCTGCGGTTCTAGCCGGGAACACGCTCCCTGGGCCCTTGCGGATTTCGGAATCCGAGCGATCCTTGCCCCTTCTTTTGCGGACATATTCTCTTTGAATTCTCCCAAAAACGGAATCGCATTGGTGCGTCTCTCTCAAAGGGAGATTTCCTATCTAGTGCATTGGTTAGAGAAAAACCCGGGAGAGAGGATCCGAGTCGATCTGGAAAACGGAAAAGTCCAGGCGGGAGAGAAGAATTTCTCTTTCTTCCTGGATTCTAATTCCACGGAAAGGATTCGCTTCGGTTGGGACGATATCGATCTCACCTTGCAGGAAACCGCTAAAATCCGGGCTTTCCAGGAAAGATACGCCGCAGAAAGGCCCTTTCTCTCGGTAAATTGGTAG